In Nematostella vectensis chromosome 2, jaNemVect1.1, whole genome shotgun sequence, one genomic interval encodes:
- the LOC5504570 gene encoding peptide-N(4)-(N-acetyl-beta-glucosaminyl)asparagine amidase isoform X1 gives MSSMFGNGNVIVVEDDSFFSVEIERAGSRLVVIDFTATWCGPCKSIAPVFTNLSMKFMDVVFLKVDVDQCQLTAESCGIRAMPTFHFYHNKAKIDELRGADPGALENKIKELRAATHSTKTVPVDPKRASIGFTWSCVNQLKGNSAVVFMETSELLLKFANNIMGEPENPKYRSIRLGNKIFQNKLLPVEGAVECLFAMGFEESEDRLIFPSNCSLEALHTLRDTLEAMRDRSSGCGSTDHMCSTRDPETEPHQLHFAPAATVLQLQSLTSSAPLPGMTQSQAQFYAKLKSSSDHVMIYEDPDLQKRARSHLPVRELEQKAEEMSKASRDSGGKCVDVKDCLILVLLEWFKGFFQWMDKPECKSCRQVAVYHQRGVPTLEEQEWGVGVVEEYKCPTCSQQIRFPRYNHPAKLLETRCGRCGEWANCFTMFCRVLGFETRHVIDWTDHVWTEVYSESQSRWLHCDSCECACDKPLVYEAGWGKKLSYIIAFSKEEVFDVTWRYSANHEAVRMRRTQVSEQWLADVTMKMTQQLQSIIPEERQKLLQGRTFNELIELMTLKSATPDELQGRVSGSLAWRKIRGELGSSGRAKPYKPYVFEPSDNEIKRKRMRIRYSIAIDNYYRLTDDNLPSHSSPALEDWKSGTNGVESIFRKVEHDWKMAYLARNEGCQTGSVSWKVDVSESGLVIDTVDLVISSITFENGKVDWSIHGDDKEKQFIKLEGGESKQTLTRLRGAKTLTLTAQMSGGQGDNAWQHAQLFRQSITHTDEYPLDIDITLQ, from the exons CTTACAGCCGAATCATGTGGGATCAGGGCTATGCCCACTTTTCATTTCTACCATAACAAGGCCAAGATAGATGAACTTAGAGGGGCAGACCCTGGAGCACTTGAGAATAAGATCAAGGAACTTCGAGCTGCCACTCATAGTACTAAAACA GTGCCTGTAGATCCAAAGCGTGCATCTATTGGCTTTACCTGGAGCTGTGTCAATCAACTTAAAGGCAACTCTGCCGTTGTCTTTATGGAGACATCTGAATTACTTCTCAAGTTTGCCAATAACATCATGGGTGAGCCTGAGAACCCGAAATACAGATCAATACGACTAGGCAACAAGATCTTCCAGAACAAATTGCTTCCTGTCGAAGGAGCTGTAGAGTGCTTGTTTGCGATGGGCTTTGAGGAG AGTGAGGACCGGCTGATCTTCCCATCAAATTGTTCACTAGAGGCACTGCACACATTGCGTGACACGCTAGAGGCCATGCGTGATAGGTCTAGTGGTTGTGGAAGCACTGATCACATGTGCTCAACACGTGACCCTGAGACAGAACCCCACCAGTTGCACTTTGCACCTGCAGCAACCGTCCTTCAGTTGCAGTCTCTAACCTCCTCGGCACCCCTACCTGGCATG ACTCAGTCCCAAGCGCAATTCTATGCTAAGTTAAAGAGCTCCTCGGACCATGTGATGATCTATGAAGACCCAGATCTTCAAAAGCGAGCACGGAGTCATCTGCCTGTGAGGGAACTGGAACAGAAAGCAGAGGAGATGAGCAAGGCGAGCCGTGATAGCGGGGGCAAGTGTGTGGATGTCAAAGATTGTCTGATCTTGGTGCTGCTCGAATGGTTCAAAG GTTTCTTTCAGTGGATGGACAAGCCTGAGTGCAAATCGTGCCGACAGGTAGCAGTCTACCATCAGAGGGGTGTTCCTACCCTGGAGGAACAGGAATGGGGGGTGGGCGTGGTAGAGGAGTACAAGTGCCCCACGTGCAGCCAGCAGATCCGATTCCCTCGCTACAATCACCCTGCTAAACTTCTAG aAACCCGCTGTGGGCGTTGCGGTGAATGGGCGAACTGCTTCACGATGTTTTGCCGAGTGCTGGGCTTCGAGACCCGTCATGTTATCGATTGGACCGATCACGTCTGGACCGAGGTCTACTCGGAGTCCCAGAGTCGTTGGCTGCATTGTGATTCGTGCGAATGCGCTTGCGATAAACCACTGGTGTACGAGGCTGGGTGGGGCAAAAAGCTCTCGTACATCATCGCTTTCTCTAAAGAAGAG GTGTTTGATGTCACGTGGCGTTATTCAGCAAATCATGAGGCTGTACGCATGCGCAGAACACAGGTCTCCGAACAATGGCTTGCTGACGTCACTATGAAGATGACGCAACAG TTGCAGTCGATTATTCCTGAGGAGCGGCAAAAGCTGCTTCAGGGTCGCACCTTCAATGAGCTGATCGAGCTCATGACCCTCAAGTCCGCCACGCCTGACGAGCTGCAAGGTCGGGTGTCAGGTAGCCTGGCGTGGCGCAAGATTCGCGGGGAACTGGGCTCGTCTGGGAGAGCTAAG cCGTACAAGCCGTATGTTTTTGAGCCATCTGATAACGAGATCAAGCGTAAAAG GATGCGTATTCGGTATTCTATCGCTATCGATAACTACTACCGATTGACAGATGACAACCTCCCGTCTCACTCGTCCCCTGCGCTGGAGGACTGGAAATCTGGCACAAACGGCGTTGAGTCTATCTTCAGGAAGGTGGAACATGACTGGAAAATG GCATACCTTGCCCGTAACGAGGGCTGCCAAACTGGCTCAGTCTCATGGAAAGTGGACGTATCCGAGTCGGGTCTCGTAATCGATACCGTTGACTTGGTGATCAGCAGTATTACGTTCGAGAATGGCAAGGTTGACTGGAGTATCCATGGAGATGACAAGGAAAAGCAGTTTATCAAGCTCGAAGGAG GAGAAAGTAAACAGACGTTGACGCGTCTCCGTGGGGCCAAGACCCTAACGCTGACGGCGCAAATGAGTGGAGGACAGGGGGACAACGCTTGGCAACATGCCCAACTCTTCCGGCAGTCAATAACCCACACAGACGAGTACCCACTCGACATCGACATTACCCTACAATAG
- the LOC5504570 gene encoding peptide-N(4)-(N-acetyl-beta-glucosaminyl)asparagine amidase isoform X2, with amino-acid sequence MKFMDVVFLKVDVDQCQLTAESCGIRAMPTFHFYHNKAKIDELRGADPGALENKIKELRAATHSTKTVPVDPKRASIGFTWSCVNQLKGNSAVVFMETSELLLKFANNIMGEPENPKYRSIRLGNKIFQNKLLPVEGAVECLFAMGFEESEDRLIFPSNCSLEALHTLRDTLEAMRDRSSGCGSTDHMCSTRDPETEPHQLHFAPAATVLQLQSLTSSAPLPGMTQSQAQFYAKLKSSSDHVMIYEDPDLQKRARSHLPVRELEQKAEEMSKASRDSGGKCVDVKDCLILVLLEWFKGFFQWMDKPECKSCRQVAVYHQRGVPTLEEQEWGVGVVEEYKCPTCSQQIRFPRYNHPAKLLETRCGRCGEWANCFTMFCRVLGFETRHVIDWTDHVWTEVYSESQSRWLHCDSCECACDKPLVYEAGWGKKLSYIIAFSKEEVFDVTWRYSANHEAVRMRRTQVSEQWLADVTMKMTQQLQSIIPEERQKLLQGRTFNELIELMTLKSATPDELQGRVSGSLAWRKIRGELGSSGRAKPYKPYVFEPSDNEIKRKRMRIRYSIAIDNYYRLTDDNLPSHSSPALEDWKSGTNGVESIFRKVEHDWKMAYLARNEGCQTGSVSWKVDVSESGLVIDTVDLVISSITFENGKVDWSIHGDDKEKQFIKLEGGESKQTLTRLRGAKTLTLTAQMSGGQGDNAWQHAQLFRQSITHTDEYPLDIDITLQ; translated from the exons CTTACAGCCGAATCATGTGGGATCAGGGCTATGCCCACTTTTCATTTCTACCATAACAAGGCCAAGATAGATGAACTTAGAGGGGCAGACCCTGGAGCACTTGAGAATAAGATCAAGGAACTTCGAGCTGCCACTCATAGTACTAAAACA GTGCCTGTAGATCCAAAGCGTGCATCTATTGGCTTTACCTGGAGCTGTGTCAATCAACTTAAAGGCAACTCTGCCGTTGTCTTTATGGAGACATCTGAATTACTTCTCAAGTTTGCCAATAACATCATGGGTGAGCCTGAGAACCCGAAATACAGATCAATACGACTAGGCAACAAGATCTTCCAGAACAAATTGCTTCCTGTCGAAGGAGCTGTAGAGTGCTTGTTTGCGATGGGCTTTGAGGAG AGTGAGGACCGGCTGATCTTCCCATCAAATTGTTCACTAGAGGCACTGCACACATTGCGTGACACGCTAGAGGCCATGCGTGATAGGTCTAGTGGTTGTGGAAGCACTGATCACATGTGCTCAACACGTGACCCTGAGACAGAACCCCACCAGTTGCACTTTGCACCTGCAGCAACCGTCCTTCAGTTGCAGTCTCTAACCTCCTCGGCACCCCTACCTGGCATG ACTCAGTCCCAAGCGCAATTCTATGCTAAGTTAAAGAGCTCCTCGGACCATGTGATGATCTATGAAGACCCAGATCTTCAAAAGCGAGCACGGAGTCATCTGCCTGTGAGGGAACTGGAACAGAAAGCAGAGGAGATGAGCAAGGCGAGCCGTGATAGCGGGGGCAAGTGTGTGGATGTCAAAGATTGTCTGATCTTGGTGCTGCTCGAATGGTTCAAAG GTTTCTTTCAGTGGATGGACAAGCCTGAGTGCAAATCGTGCCGACAGGTAGCAGTCTACCATCAGAGGGGTGTTCCTACCCTGGAGGAACAGGAATGGGGGGTGGGCGTGGTAGAGGAGTACAAGTGCCCCACGTGCAGCCAGCAGATCCGATTCCCTCGCTACAATCACCCTGCTAAACTTCTAG aAACCCGCTGTGGGCGTTGCGGTGAATGGGCGAACTGCTTCACGATGTTTTGCCGAGTGCTGGGCTTCGAGACCCGTCATGTTATCGATTGGACCGATCACGTCTGGACCGAGGTCTACTCGGAGTCCCAGAGTCGTTGGCTGCATTGTGATTCGTGCGAATGCGCTTGCGATAAACCACTGGTGTACGAGGCTGGGTGGGGCAAAAAGCTCTCGTACATCATCGCTTTCTCTAAAGAAGAG GTGTTTGATGTCACGTGGCGTTATTCAGCAAATCATGAGGCTGTACGCATGCGCAGAACACAGGTCTCCGAACAATGGCTTGCTGACGTCACTATGAAGATGACGCAACAG TTGCAGTCGATTATTCCTGAGGAGCGGCAAAAGCTGCTTCAGGGTCGCACCTTCAATGAGCTGATCGAGCTCATGACCCTCAAGTCCGCCACGCCTGACGAGCTGCAAGGTCGGGTGTCAGGTAGCCTGGCGTGGCGCAAGATTCGCGGGGAACTGGGCTCGTCTGGGAGAGCTAAG cCGTACAAGCCGTATGTTTTTGAGCCATCTGATAACGAGATCAAGCGTAAAAG GATGCGTATTCGGTATTCTATCGCTATCGATAACTACTACCGATTGACAGATGACAACCTCCCGTCTCACTCGTCCCCTGCGCTGGAGGACTGGAAATCTGGCACAAACGGCGTTGAGTCTATCTTCAGGAAGGTGGAACATGACTGGAAAATG GCATACCTTGCCCGTAACGAGGGCTGCCAAACTGGCTCAGTCTCATGGAAAGTGGACGTATCCGAGTCGGGTCTCGTAATCGATACCGTTGACTTGGTGATCAGCAGTATTACGTTCGAGAATGGCAAGGTTGACTGGAGTATCCATGGAGATGACAAGGAAAAGCAGTTTATCAAGCTCGAAGGAG GAGAAAGTAAACAGACGTTGACGCGTCTCCGTGGGGCCAAGACCCTAACGCTGACGGCGCAAATGAGTGGAGGACAGGGGGACAACGCTTGGCAACATGCCCAACTCTTCCGGCAGTCAATAACCCACACAGACGAGTACCCACTCGACATCGACATTACCCTACAATAG